A window of the Fibrobacter sp. UWH6 genome harbors these coding sequences:
- a CDS encoding radical SAM/SPASM domain-containing protein: MNGVYIEITDVCNLHCSFCPCGKRKTEAPREFMSSDLFERCVTEAAVVTEQVYFHVLGEPTLHPGFSLYLKKLEEVSNARTDGKKLQLNLTTNGTTIARCGKSILASPAVRQVNFSTHAYAELPFDEAAENLQNILDFCRMAAAERPDLYINLRLWNVGDESSNAWNNYMLEQVNKALGRTGSADENSAPEENRAPITLEHFCSRHKSFLVEGRIYIHQDSRFEWPAAVSNDDNSSSCANFPKGTCRALDTHCAILHDGRVVACCLDHSGQITLGRIQDNSLLNILHSPLAVKIKEGFTNHELRHPFCQNCTFCKRFK; this comes from the coding sequence ATGAACGGCGTTTACATTGAAATCACGGATGTGTGCAATCTGCACTGCAGTTTCTGCCCTTGCGGAAAGCGTAAGACGGAAGCGCCTCGTGAATTCATGAGCTCGGATCTTTTTGAGCGTTGTGTTACCGAAGCAGCCGTCGTTACAGAACAAGTTTACTTTCACGTTCTTGGGGAGCCCACATTACATCCGGGATTTTCCCTGTACCTGAAAAAGCTGGAGGAAGTTTCCAACGCCCGCACCGACGGCAAAAAGCTCCAACTGAACTTAACTACAAATGGCACCACCATAGCACGCTGTGGCAAATCAATTCTAGCCTCCCCCGCTGTCCGACAGGTGAATTTTTCAACCCACGCCTATGCGGAATTGCCCTTTGACGAAGCCGCGGAAAACCTGCAGAATATCCTAGACTTTTGCCGTATGGCCGCTGCGGAACGTCCCGACTTGTACATCAATTTGCGACTGTGGAATGTAGGCGACGAAAGTTCCAACGCCTGGAACAACTACATGCTGGAGCAGGTGAATAAAGCCTTAGGCCGCACAGGCTCTGCAGATGAGAACAGTGCACCGGAAGAAAACCGCGCACCCATCACATTGGAGCATTTCTGCAGCCGCCACAAGAGTTTCCTTGTGGAAGGCCGCATTTATATTCATCAGGACTCAAGATTTGAATGGCCCGCGGCCGTCTCCAACGACGACAATTCAAGTTCTTGTGCAAACTTTCCGAAGGGAACGTGTCGCGCCTTGGACACTCACTGTGCCATCCTTCACGACGGCCGCGTAGTCGCCTGCTGTCTGGATCACAGCGGACAAATTACGTTAGGACGAATTCAAGACAACAGTCTTTTAAACATTTTGCATTCTCCTCTTGCGGTCAAAATCAAGGAAGGCTTTACCAATCACGAGCTGCGCCATCCCTTCTGTCAAAACTGTACTTTCTGCAAACGATTTAAATAA